aatgtgaatgacccccaatcggaCCTCGGATAAGagccttatatcagcccccatgtgcctTTCCTGCTCCCgacgccgctgctcctcaccgCCCGCGCTCGGTCTTCCTCCACTTCagtctgctgtgctgtgaactggcggtCACAGCTTGACCTCACATGTACGCagcgcttcccggtcctccggatCATAGatgtcatatgtacagcgctatggaatgaatggcgctttaataataaataataatttgtgggcagtggccagcggggctcaagaggcagctgccttggggccCCCCACGAGCAACTGGTctcagggcagctgccccttttgccctgcgttaaagacggccctgattacGTTACGGGGCATGTATGGCCTCCTTGGTACAGAGCAGTGCCACCTCCTTACATTGGCCTCATTAGGTGATTCTCCCTACAAGCAGTGCTTCCTTATACCCCGATATGGAGTCCAATACAGCAGACcgctacttttattttatttttttatttgatttttttctgtTGGATTCGTACAGAATCTAAGAGAAAACAACATCAGTAAGCTGAGGCATATGGAGGTACGATAGTAATACCGCCATGTGCATGTCCAAACCCTTAGGAACGCCGAACCCTTTAAGAAGTCCCGAGGAACAGCGCACTATGGCACTTGCTGGTCTGACGCATACAAGTAGCTGCTCAGGAGCCGACGCATTGATGGTATCCTCATTTCATCTCCTAGGTGTTGCTGCGTGGAGACCTCTCAGAATACTCCTCCAAGATGGTTGTAAACCTCTGCCTTCCTCAGTTCAAGCCACGGGTCATTTGCAGCAAGGTGATCTTAAATTTTTTGGGCTTTTTTGTTTGTGAAGGTTTTTGGTTGGAGCCTCCATGTGCAGCATGACACAGCTGAAGCTTGGGCTGCACAAGGAAATCGgctgggatttaaaggggttgtctcatctcgcacATTgaaggcatatcactaggataggccaccaatgtcaTATAGATGCAAGTCCTAGAATGGATcctcgaaagtgaaggagagcgcaccgcgcatgcgcagcatgctttccattcatttctatgtgcgtTCCCCAAATAAGCGCGCGTGCTCAGATACTTTTGGAagtcccgtagaaatgaatggagagagcactgcgTAAACAAGACcgctgcttcattcacttctgtgagactgctggaaatagccaagccaatgcTCTCCGCTCACTTCGGGTGTCACGGTCTGTAGaagggtcccacctctgtgacctgcacctatctgacatcggtggcatgtcctagcaatatgccatataTGTCTGagatcagacaaccccttaagaTGTGAGTAATCgctgtttctttattttttcacattccaGGGACCCCCTGTCACCCTTTGTTCTGGCTCATAGAAGGGGCCCGTTCATGGAAACCCCCTTCTGTGATGTCCATATGTTCTGGAATGACACATGGAGAGGGTTCATGAGACAAcccgttaaaagggttttccaagatttttatttttttactgacaacctatctgatcgtgggggtccgacacccgggacccccactgatcagctgttgagcgccacggccttctctttGCTTACTgaacacagcgccatacattgtatagtggttgtgcttagtAATGCAGCGGCGCCtaagccacgtgaccgatgaacgtgtcgtcactggcctaggaaaagcagcgagaaggccgtggctgccttctcaaacagctgattggtgagaaTCCTGGGTGTTGGAACCCCACCCATCAGgtactgatgacgtatcctgagggtaggtcctcattaaaaaaaatatatatctaaaaaaaaaaaactttaagttaCCGAACCCTGGAAGCAGACTTTGAAATCTCAGTCCATTATGCACAAAGCCGTCCAGGGATCCTTGACTTTGGAAGACCACTATGCACAATAttagaattatttttattttttgtgttgctTTTATATATCTTTTTCTTGTTTTTAGATAAGTGCTGATGGCTACGAAGTGGAGAATCTGGTCTCCGAAGACCTCGCTAAAAGGAATCGTGGTTTTCGCTGTGAATATTTCATTAAGCCTCCTATACACCTCACCTTCTCGTTTCCATTTAATATAGATATATGTAGGATTAATATAGACACCTCCTCAGGGGGGCACCAGCACTTTTCAGGAATAGACATTTACTCAGCTACCTCCACCAACAAACCGTCTTGGAGTAACCATGAGCCAGCTTCAGTTGGCCAGGCACTGGAGAAAGAAGTCTTTGCTTTGGTGGGGAAAGTTGTGCTGAAAAATCAAAGTAAGGCGACGTTCAACAACAGAGGCTTCAAACCGAGACACCCATTCCATCAGACCGATAACGTGATGTCTTACCATGGGTCGTCTTGCCAAGATCTGTGGAATAAGGGCCAGAACTCTCTGAGTAACGTTACCCACCTGAAGATCTGTATAACGCATGTAGCGGGGGGTACGCCTTGTAGTATAAAGAGGGTGGAAGTGTGGGGGCAGCCTGCAAAGACTTGCCCAAAGGAAGTGGTGGAGAACGTTTACCAGATCGCTTGTCTAAGTCTTCCCCAGGGCTTTGGGCAGCAGCGTCCCTCATCACCTATGGAAGGTAACCACATGTCTTATAATAACTCAGAAAATACACAGCACAGCCTGAGTGAGCTCGCTGTTCTCCTCCAAGATGTCCCCGAGGAGTTTCTGGACCCAATTACACTGGAGATCATGACCTTTCCCCATAGTCCTTCCATCAGGGAAAGTCATTGACCAAAGCACACTTGATAAATGCAACCAAAGCGAAGCGTCGTGGGGCAGGATGCCAAGCGACCCGTTTACGGGCGTTCCTTACACGCCACACTCCCAGCCTCTCCCTCATCCTCCACTCAAGGCTAGGATAGACTACTTCCTCTTACAGCACAATATTCCTGGCTCCAACCTCCTGGGAAGAGCACGAGTTGGTGGCCCCCTGACCCCTTCTGTCATAGCACTGTCCTCCATGAAGAGGAAGGTGGAATGGATGGAGGATTCGGCCAATGACGGCGATAACGTAGACACCTACTTTTCAGCGTTGAGTGGCCTCTCGTCTACCTCAGAGCTCGGAACGAAGAAGATGAAAACGGAAAATGACAGTCAAACGTCACAGATGGATTGCTCAAATTCAGGTATTCTCAGCAATCTCTATGTCCACCGTGCCAAACAAGTATAGAGGATGAGTGTCCAAGGACAGGACTAGGTGTAATGATGCTTTCActgcctgtcaatcaaagtgcagagggcgctgcagttgcagagagagctgagcctctaggtgtaacggcaacgcccctgttgctcctagaggctcatcagcaatgcgggcacatatgaacagatgccttcagctgccaagtgtacatgtaatgggtcagctagtttcataggtacaaacctgctgacagatgtccttttaagatcgatttattttatttatttatttgtacacAGAGTCAATGTCCCATGAGCAGAGACTGACACAGAGTCTGGACCAGGCTCTCACCACAGCCCTGGGCTCCATGCCATCGTACACAGCAAAGTTCATGAAAAGTCAACAGCAAGGATTTCACATGGAGAATGCCGGGAGCCCACCCTGGACCACAGCCTCGTCTTTTACTGGTATTGTTCTAGACAAGTCATTAGATCACTACTGGCATATTGAGGGTTGCAGGAAGGACACACCCGTCTTCCCTGCATCCCTAGCaccttttctttaaaaaataaaaataaaatcagctCCTATAGCCGTGACTAAGACTGCAGGATTTTGCTTCTGTACTTGGATTGTAAATGTAttacttaaaatatatattttttttttaattctgcacTTATAGAAGTTTGTAGGTTTTATATTTGACGGTTGTTTCTGGTGTTTGGAGTAGTAGTGGACTACTTTGGAGTAGTTTTCTACTGTAGCTGTCCCCTAGCTGTTCTGTGCAGGAGCCTGAGCCAGTTGTTTCCCTCCCCTGTATCATATACAGAAACTGGActctgcctcccctccctccctgtcGTACACTTGCAGTATTACTCcagatcagggctggccaacctgtggccctccagctgttgtgaaactacaactcccaccatgccttgctgtgggctgatagctgtaggcggtctaggcatgctgggagttgtagttttgccacagctggagagcctcaggttggccatccctgctctagatggATTCTCCAACCTCATTATCGATCTGTGCAGGACATCAGAGCTTAAACGCCCTTCTCGAAATATTCAAAAAATGCCGTAGGTTATAATTCTGTATTGAATTCACCTTTTTCAAGTCTTTTGTTCATGTCTGATCTTTTATTCTGCAGAGCATGCGAGGAGCGGCACGCTTCAAGGCTGCACATCGTGTTTGAGGACATTTTCAGCTTACTGTAAAACTGAACCCATTTACCAGCTTTCGTGCGGCCACCTTATGTGTCGCCCCTGCCTGGCTGAAACCCAAAAGTCGCTGTCGGTGGTCTGCAAGAATTGCAATCGGACCGTCGCCACCCGAGACGTGCTGAGGGTCCACCTGTAGACCAGAGAAGCCAATCACGTTCAGCTTCCTTGCGGGATATAACGCTTAAACGGGACACAACCTTTGCTGCTAATCTCTCCAGACTTGTGCGTATTTATTTAGAAAGGTCACATTAGGAGCTATAACCGGCGCCCTAGGCTTTGGCGTCTTTGCTCACTCATAGTTGTGCTGgtgaaacacccccccccccccaaaaaaaaaaaaagtcctagatTTTGTGTTTACAATGGGATTCCATACTGTGCTATGTGAATAACATGGACGCCTGATTGAGGCTGATTTGGAAATAAGTGCAATTGTGTATCGTGATCCTTGTGCTTTCCTTCCTCGGTGCCTGATACGTTCCCCACGTGGTTTTCGTAAGTACAGGCCTCGTAAACACTGTTATGCCCTGCTGGTCACCCGAGCATTTCGGTAGTAATAGTACTGCCATACTTGGGCACGGTTTGTGCACAGACCGCCCTCGTCTTCCTTTAGTTGTCTAATGTGGATATGAAATAAATGCAGAATGTGTTTGAGTTCAAGGAATCGAGGGCTGGAGTTGCCAGTGTCCCATACATATAGCCTCCACCTATGTGTACACCTGCTGCGCAAGCTTCCTGTCACATGATTTGAGTGCAGTTTGCAATATGGCCGCCTCCATTCAATAATTAAACATCTCAGGAACTTGCTGGAGATTTGAGGTCCAATTCCCGGGTCATTttatgttttcagtttttttgccaaAACTAATCAATCCTTAGCCCCTGTCTAAATATGTTCACTTACTATTACTGGGGTCAGGTATGGATTCCAGGGGTCTCCCATTGAGTTTGTCAGAGGGTGCACAGATTTTGGTCCCTCTTGTGATGGGCCTCGCAAGTTTAAAGTTTTTATGGAGTCGCCTTGATGGCTGCAGCAGTTATGGAAACTGGTGGGACTGATACTTCCATAGCTTCATTCAGTAAGAGATTGTCCAGATGAGCTTGAGAGAACTGTTGCGGGCAGCCTGTTGTTAAGCTGTAGTGTAAAGCATGGCAGGAAGCCATTGACTTCATCAGacatggattattatttttttgtactcCAAACGACTACACTGTCGCTGAGGCAGAGTTAATTGATTGTAACTGAGAAGGAGGAAGCAAGGTATTCGCAGGCATCAAATATATGAAATAGGTTTTCAGGGACTACAGTATTGATGGGCTATTCTAGGGATTGGTCTTTGAAGTCAGATCGTGGGGGTTTGACTTGGGGCACCTTGCCGTCTCTGTTGATATAGTGACTAAAGGGTCCTGGCTTTCGCTGGAGTGATGCGTCCCATTCCTTGTCTTATCTGTACAGCACCATACTTTCAGTGGTGGCTGTACCTGGTATTGCCGCTCATTCCCATTCTAGTGAGCCAGTACTAAAAGTGCAGAGCGCACCGGCCCCTTCGTCCAGCAGACCGGTCAGGGTGCCGGCCATcagtattatagtcaatggaaacTACCACTGCACTTCTATGTGGTCTTGTGCTGGGAAGTCAAATGTCTCACATCGTCACCATGTCCTTGTAAAGTAAGGCTTCCATGCTCCAATAGACCTTAACTGTTCTCTCCATCGCTTTTCTATTGCCAGCATATATGTCCATCAACCCTGCATgatgggctgcagtaaacgattatttcagtaatcgagtattctatcgattattttttacgatttgagtattctaataagaaaaaaaggaattagattgttttcctttataaaaactcatcagaccccctgccatcagtccccaacacccttcgtcccccagtgccatcagctccccccagtgccatcagctccccccagtgccatcagctccccccagtgccatcagctccccccagtgccatcagctccccccagtgccatcagctccccccagtgccatcagctccccccagtgccatcagcccctccatgccatccattgccatgtcccccactgccatcagatcaccacctccatgtcccccactgccatcagatcaccacctccatgtcccccactgccatcagatcaccacctccatgtcccccactgccatcagatcaccacctccatgtcccccactgccatcagatcaccacctccatgtcccccactgccatcagatcaccacctccatgtcccccactgccatcagatcaccacctccatgtcccccactgccatcagatcaccacctccatgtcccccactgccatcagatcaccacctccatgtcccccactgccatcagatcaccacctccatgtcccccactgccatcagatcaccacctccatgtcccccactgccatcagatcaccacctccatgtcccccactgccatcagatcaccacctccatgtcccccactgccatcagatcaccacctccatgtcccccactgccatcagatcagcccttcagtgccatgtccccagcgccagtgaaataaaatacttacctgacGTCACAAAGCGTCGGGTCATAAtggatcctgacgtcacacagcgtcgggtcatagtgcgcgtTTACGTGCACCATGACCTGACGAtgggtcaggatccagtgcagcgcggtacgggccggcgggtgaccacggagtggtgagtaatagcaagcgctttacTCCCActgcatggtcacatgacacaaacgaatcctcgatgcaaaaaatttgcattgatgattttttttttttgtgttgaattactcgatttgaatcgagtaatcgtttcagccctacctgCATGTTATTACCCGTAGCCTATATTGATTATAGCCTATATAATCTCTACCAAGAATAGGAAATTTACAGGGCAAAAAGTTTGGGCAGGTGTGGGAACATGCTGCAAAGTGAGAATGTTTTCAAAATCAGaggtatttatttttatcaagtaACAAAATCCAAAGAGAATAAAGAAAAGATGAATCAGTACTTGGTGTGAGCACCCTTTTGTCTTCAGCTCCTGTGTTTTCCTGCACCGATGAGTGGAAACAAGGCCAAGGCTCAACTATAGATGATGACATAGGAACTGGGGTGCAGACAAATGGCAGCCGGTGCTCTAAACCGAGGAGTCAAAATGTGAAGCATTTGGCTGCAACAGACGGCAGTTTGTTCGTGAAGGACTGGAGAGCAGTACTATAAGAAGTGTCTGCAGGCAACAGGGAAGCATGGTAGAGGCTCCTGGCAAGTTTCAggctgcatttcagcaaatggagctggggatttggtcaggattaaaGGTGTCatcaatgctgagaaatacagtcagctacttatccatcatgcaaCACCATCAGAGAGGCGTCTAATTGACTTCAAATTTATACTGCATAAGGACAACTAACCCAAACATACAACCAATGCATTAGAAAACTATCTGCAACGTAAGGAAGgacaaggagtcctggaaattATGATATGACCCCCATGGAGCCCTGATCTCACCATTATGAAgtttgtctgggattacatgaagaggcaGAAGGTTTGGGGCAAGAAGATCAGATCTGtgcttagttctccaagatgtttggaacaacctcactgcagagttccttcaaaaactgtgtaagTATACCTAGAAGAACTGCTGCTGTTTTGAGGGTAAAGGCTGGTCACGTCAAACATtgactttaagtttttttttatcaattaaaaATACTAGTTTTGAAAGCTTTCTTACTTTGCATCATTTTTTCCACATCGTAAACCTTTTGCACTGTTCATATATTTTATTCTTCGATCATTTATATTAAATATTTTGAAACATTTTAATAAACATAATAAAGTCATACTCTCACACGAATGTCACTAAACTGTCAAGGCACCAGACCATTTGATAAATAGCAGTCCATGTGTCCGATTCATCATCAGTGAGGAACATGCATCAACATCCAGGCATCTGAACTCCCATCTGCCCATTAAAGATGAGCAAGGTCAGACGTATCTAGCCTCTTCGTACCTCGAAGACCATGGCTTACGGTGAACGTATACTTGTGTAGGCAAAAGCAGGTTTACTTCAGAAACTAACTCCGCCAAAGAAGGTGGAACAGTGTCCCTCAAAATGAAGGCAatacatttttgggcctgataAAGAAGCCACTTTATCCAGTTCCGCTAAAGCCTACTCGGAGCCAAACATACCATTGGACTGCACTCTATTGAAATAACATATACTGCGTCAGTAAGATCTAACCTGTGACACAAATGAAAACCTTTCCACATCACATGGAAAAGACTCGCCCCATGGCTCTACACCTAACGCACACTGACTTATCAATAATCCCCTTTATAGAGTTCTACAGACACAATGGATTAGGTATAAGTGAAGTAGATGCTCTTCCTCACCTATAGACCTCCCTACAGAATTTCACCCCATGAACCTTGCAACTTTGGGCAATGATAATTTCCCCTTATAGATATGTTGTTTTGTAAACCTTTTAATTTCCAGAAATGCTTTGACTTTCCACCAGACTGGCTGTATAGAAGCTGTTCTAGGGGTACTCATGTGACTCCCTCCCAAGTGCTAATGATGCTGATGAAAATAATGTCTCGGGACCTTGACTACTGAGGATGAAGGCTGTTCCACGCTCTGACCCCATAGATGTTCGATTAGGAAGTATTTAGAAACTTGCATTTGGAAGTCATGAAACATGATCAGAAAATAAGACTGTGTACATTTCCAGTTAACCCTTTTCAAGCCCAGGCATTATTCTTCTCCAGTGGGATGTCCTCAGTGTAAAATTGTATGATGACTGGAATTTTCCTTTGAGCGTTTGTACGTGACCCTCACTGTGCTTACTTTCCTAGGCAATGGCTATAAATGTaagaccattacatttttttttttgttgttgttgttttgttccaTCCCATGTCTTTGAAGACTTCCATTTTTTATTCTTTGCCACTTTGTAAATAGGGGCCCATTGCCCTAGCACTGTGCAGGCTGCTATTTTGTAGGCTCATTTACTCTATGTCCACCTTTAGAGAAAGACCTCTTATTTTTTAGCGTCTCGCAATTAGATCAGTAATCAAATGTATCTGTGTCTGCCAAACTTTTGGACAGAAGAGTCTGAATCTTGATAAAATGAAGCATTGCATTGACTGATGCTTAACTTATGTTAAAACTTTTTATCACTCGTAGTAAAAAGTTTGAGCGAGCAGTTAAAGAATTACATTTTAGCCTTAAAACAGCTGATGGAGAACTGAAGTTTTTGAAAATTTGATCAAAACAGTTCAGGAAATATCTTATTTCGGTTAGGGCTCTGAGACAGTCTTGGGCATccactttttt
This portion of the Bufo gargarizans isolate SCDJY-AF-19 chromosome 1, ASM1485885v1, whole genome shotgun sequence genome encodes:
- the UBOX5 gene encoding LOW QUALITY PROTEIN: RING finger protein 37 (The sequence of the model RefSeq protein was modified relative to this genomic sequence to represent the inferred CDS: deleted 1 base in 1 codon); its protein translation is MVVNLCLPQFKPRVICSKISADGYEVENLVSEDLAKRNRGFRCEYFIKPPIHLTFSFPFNIDICRINIDTSSGGHQHFSGIDIYSATSTNKPSWSNHEPASVGQALEKEVFALVGKVVLKNQSKATFNNRGFKPRHPFHQTDNVMSYHGSSCQDLWNKGQNSLSNVTHLKICITHVAGGTPCSIKRVEVWGQPAKTCPKEVVENVYQIACLSLPQGFGQQRPSSPMEGNHMSYNNSENTQHSLSELAVLLQDVPEEFLDPITLEIMPFPIVLPSGKVIDQSTLDKCNQSEASWGRMPSDPFTGVPYTPHSQPLPHPPLKARIDYFLLQHNIPGSNLLGRARVGGPLTPSVIALSSMKRKVEWMEDSANDGDNVDTYFSALSGLSSTSELGTKKMKTENDSQTSQMDCSNSESMSHEQRLTQSLDQALTTALGSMPSYTAKFMKSQQQGFHMENAGSPPWTTASSFTEHARSGTLQGCTSCLRTFSAYCKTEPIYQLSCGHLMCRPCLAETQKSLSVVCKNCNRTVATRDVLRVHL